The Saccharomonospora cyanea NA-134 genome includes a region encoding these proteins:
- a CDS encoding alpha/beta fold hydrolase — protein MNAEVRPKRLGPSRPDRPLAVFVHGLEDDWRSWRSVSESLGDGWDTVALDMPWRAGNDYGWRWTAPPASWIATGLDRLDRKPDLLVGHSFGANASLEAVAREYCGAGALAMIVPFYRAPEPRPTWRTWNRSREAFEFQMREAVRARLGGRLERIGEALVESMTDKVFERIGLTGFLAVFEQYVASGHLPMESLGIPVLVVAGERDPGASRAQLSRLTGALPDATLTWHAEFDHFCHIRHAEQVAELLTRFAASPTAHRAERSEDR, from the coding sequence ATGAACGCCGAGGTACGTCCGAAGCGGCTCGGCCCGTCGCGGCCGGATCGCCCCCTGGCCGTGTTCGTGCACGGGCTGGAGGACGACTGGCGCTCGTGGCGGTCCGTGTCGGAGTCACTCGGTGACGGCTGGGACACCGTGGCGCTCGACATGCCCTGGCGCGCGGGCAACGACTACGGCTGGCGGTGGACCGCGCCGCCCGCGTCGTGGATCGCGACCGGTCTCGACCGGCTCGACCGCAAACCCGACCTGCTGGTCGGCCACTCGTTCGGGGCGAACGCGTCGCTGGAGGCGGTGGCACGGGAGTACTGCGGCGCGGGAGCACTCGCGATGATCGTTCCGTTCTACCGTGCTCCGGAGCCCCGTCCGACCTGGCGGACCTGGAACCGTTCCCGTGAGGCGTTCGAGTTCCAGATGCGGGAGGCCGTGCGGGCGCGGCTCGGCGGACGACTCGAACGGATCGGCGAGGCGCTCGTCGAGTCGATGACCGACAAGGTGTTCGAGCGGATCGGGTTGACGGGCTTTCTGGCCGTCTTCGAACAGTACGTGGCGAGCGGGCACCTTCCCATGGAGTCGCTCGGCATCCCGGTCCTCGTCGTCGCGGGCGAGCGCGATCCCGGCGCGTCCCGCGCGCAGCTGTCCAGGCTCACCGGCGCGCTGCCGGACGCGACCCTGACCTGGCATGCGGAGTTCGACCACTTCTGCCACATCCGGCATGCGGAACAGGTTGCCGAGCTGCTGACGCGGTTCGCGGCGTCACCCACCGCACACCGAGCCGAAAGGAGCGAAGACCGATGA
- a CDS encoding LLM class flavin-dependent oxidoreductase, producing MTLRMYWFLPLHGDGRDLAEGRVGNGQRRERRRDIGLNYLAQVARAAEGQGFDGVLAPFGLFCEDPWLVCSALAAHTERLRFMIALRPGLMAPTLVAQMSATFQRLSGGRLLLNVVTGGDPQEQRRYGDFLDHASRYDRTEEFLAVLRSLWQGRTDFEGDHFTVAGGRVMRPPSTWPRIFLGGSSEAAMRVASRHADVYLCWAEPIPQLTAQLARVREQAAVTAPDRTLEFGTRLHIISRDRAEDAWAVANSVLEHLDPEQIRDARQRMSTADSVGQRRMAALHEGDASSLEVAPNMWTGFSLIRQGPGLTLVGSHTEVADRITELHEAGVEHLILSGQPHLEEAYWVGEGVLPLLRERGVLDPGEATAPVPAQVAGGGA from the coding sequence ATGACGTTGCGGATGTACTGGTTTCTGCCGCTCCACGGTGACGGTCGTGACCTTGCCGAAGGCCGTGTCGGCAACGGACAGCGACGTGAACGCCGGCGGGATATCGGTCTGAACTACCTCGCGCAGGTCGCCAGGGCCGCGGAGGGGCAGGGTTTCGACGGTGTGCTCGCGCCGTTCGGACTGTTCTGCGAGGACCCCTGGCTGGTGTGCTCCGCGCTCGCCGCCCACACCGAACGGCTGCGCTTCATGATCGCGCTGCGGCCGGGCCTGATGGCGCCCACGCTGGTCGCGCAGATGTCGGCGACGTTCCAGCGCCTGTCCGGCGGCCGGTTGCTGCTCAACGTGGTCACCGGAGGTGACCCGCAGGAGCAACGCCGCTACGGCGACTTCCTCGACCACGCCAGCCGCTACGACCGTACCGAGGAGTTCCTGGCCGTGCTGCGTTCGCTGTGGCAGGGCAGGACCGACTTCGAGGGCGACCACTTCACGGTGGCGGGCGGCCGGGTGATGCGCCCGCCGAGCACGTGGCCGCGCATCTTCCTCGGTGGGTCGTCCGAAGCGGCGATGCGGGTGGCGTCGCGGCACGCCGACGTCTACCTGTGCTGGGCCGAGCCGATCCCCCAGCTGACGGCGCAACTCGCCCGCGTGCGGGAGCAGGCGGCGGTCACGGCGCCGGACCGCACCCTGGAGTTCGGCACCCGGCTCCACATCATCAGCCGCGACCGGGCCGAAGACGCCTGGGCCGTGGCGAACAGCGTCCTCGAACATCTCGACCCGGAGCAGATCCGGGACGCGCGGCAGCGGATGTCCACCGCCGACTCCGTGGGCCAGCGCAGGATGGCCGCACTGCACGAAGGCGACGCGTCGAGCCTGGAGGTGGCCCCCAACATGTGGACCGGCTTCAGCCTGATCCGCCAGGGCCCCGGACTCACGCTCGTCGGCTCGCACACCGAGGTGGCCGACCGGATCACGGAGCTGCACGAGGCGGGCGTCGAGCACCTGATCCTGTCGGGACAGCCGCATCTGGAGGAGGCGTACTGGGTGGGTGAGGGGGTGCTGCCGCTGTTGCGGGAGCGCGGCGTGCTCGACCCGGGCGAAGCGACGGCTCCGGTTCCTGCGCAGGTGGCGGGAGGCGGAGCCTGA
- a CDS encoding class I adenylate-forming enzyme family protein, with product MRRQGTGMTETPAVVEVDRTLTRGELDEMVDRFATALAAHGAGPSGRVGWIMANRAEVLAVALAARGLGAPVVAFGRRCTAEELTGRIAVAAPAVIVVDGAERQRVQDVADGVPVLDVTEPLPEGAGLVAARAEPTGDTDRLGAGASLLFTSGTSGRPKAALRTRGDRRLAERIANGFGLGAKTRFLVSGPLTHSGPWTCALMSLSRGGTVGLLRGFDAEAWLDFASEHGMNSGFLTPTQLRRLVRAGRDRRDRLPTPTHVVVSGEPFPDALKREAVRLFGPGFVECYGSTELGPTTALHAREFADHPGSSGRPFDGVEVAAFRDGRRLGAGEEGVLHARTPLAFDGYVGGDERLGTARREEQAPGGGWQTVGDVGFVDADGYVHVTGRADDMIISGGVNMVPADIEAVLGGHPDVRECVVFGVPDPVWGQRVAAAVVSDTDLDAAQVRDWMRGRISDDKRPYDVLRLPELPMTANGKVSRPALAAMLAAVRGADG from the coding sequence ATCCGACGACAGGGGACAGGTATGACGGAGACGCCGGCCGTGGTGGAGGTCGATCGCACCCTCACCCGAGGCGAACTCGACGAGATGGTGGACCGGTTCGCCACGGCACTCGCCGCGCACGGGGCGGGGCCTTCGGGACGGGTGGGCTGGATCATGGCCAACCGCGCCGAGGTGCTCGCCGTCGCGCTGGCCGCTCGCGGACTCGGCGCCCCCGTGGTGGCGTTCGGGCGGCGGTGCACGGCGGAGGAACTGACGGGCCGGATCGCGGTCGCCGCACCGGCCGTGATCGTCGTGGACGGTGCCGAGCGACAGCGGGTCCAGGACGTGGCGGACGGGGTGCCGGTGCTCGACGTGACCGAACCGCTGCCGGAGGGGGCCGGGCTCGTGGCGGCCCGCGCCGAGCCGACCGGTGACACCGACCGGCTCGGCGCGGGCGCGTCCCTGCTGTTCACGTCGGGCACGAGCGGCCGCCCCAAGGCAGCGCTGCGGACGAGGGGCGACCGGCGCCTCGCCGAGCGGATCGCCAACGGCTTCGGTCTCGGGGCGAAAACCCGCTTCCTCGTGTCCGGACCGCTGACCCATTCGGGCCCCTGGACGTGCGCGCTGATGTCCCTGTCCCGAGGCGGCACCGTCGGACTGCTACGCGGGTTCGATGCCGAGGCGTGGCTGGACTTCGCGTCGGAGCACGGCATGAACAGCGGATTCCTCACCCCCACCCAGCTTCGACGGCTGGTCCGCGCGGGGCGGGACCGGCGGGATCGGCTTCCCACACCCACCCACGTCGTGGTGTCGGGTGAGCCGTTCCCCGACGCGCTGAAGCGGGAAGCGGTGCGCCTGTTCGGGCCCGGCTTCGTCGAGTGTTACGGCAGCACCGAACTGGGGCCGACGACCGCGCTGCACGCCCGCGAGTTCGCCGACCACCCCGGCTCGTCGGGGCGACCGTTCGACGGTGTCGAGGTGGCCGCTTTCCGCGACGGGCGACGCCTCGGAGCAGGGGAGGAGGGCGTGCTGCACGCGCGGACACCGCTCGCCTTCGACGGCTACGTGGGCGGCGACGAGCGGCTCGGCACGGCTCGCCGCGAGGAGCAGGCTCCCGGCGGCGGTTGGCAGACCGTCGGTGACGTGGGCTTCGTCGACGCCGACGGCTATGTCCACGTGACCGGACGTGCCGACGACATGATCATCAGTGGTGGCGTGAACATGGTGCCTGCCGACATCGAGGCCGTCCTGGGCGGGCATCCCGACGTGCGGGAGTGCGTGGTGTTCGGTGTGCCCGACCCGGTGTGGGGACAGCGTGTCGCGGCGGCGGTGGTCAGCGACACCGACCTCGACGCCGCCCAGGTGCGGGACTGGATGCGGGGCCGGATCTCGGACGACAAGCGACCCTACGACGTGCTCAGGCTTCCCGAGTTGCCGATGACCGCGAACGGGAAGGTTTCGCGCCCCGCACTGGCGGCGATGCTGGCCGCCGTGCGGGGCGCCGACGGGTGA
- a CDS encoding CoA transferase, whose translation MDNAATPHAPLAGLRVLEVATGVAGPYAGRLLAMLGATVVKVEPAEGDPARTIPVDGGPQVSPSPLFVHLNAGKRSVGAESITPEEGLAWADVVLSDRVARDFGPWEDTGSVADPPMLVSVTAWGTGHDDPGSPSDELLVQAASGLLAATEQDGQLWRFPGWQSQYLAGAYAAAAALAGLGRHGRAEVTWVGAARSAVECQAAATLYGVTAPHGDEREEEVRQAGFQTNTFPSGAFACADGYVVPGTVRGKDWTTQCELYGRPDLVLDPRFSWRDRWRNREQLRAEIADWYLARTRREIFDLALKSGWSAGMVLSAQDVLTDPHLRERGFVGTVSGAARGPIPVRPWRVENTTAPTVVRLARRGEDDGWFQPRRPRSRPLWPVRNGLRVVELTWAWAGPFVGRFLASTGADVIRVEAGAHPDGWRTRFRLRDLGTAPGEQHAPTDVTYDASAQFNSLNRGKRAVSVDLSRPDGARVFRELVAAADVLVVNMNHRVLADRGLDGFVREQVERGLVHITMPALGAVGPDRAMPGFGMLTEAMGGFAARFGSPGEGARTSPTYYPDAVSGVHATVAVLAALAARAAGGPGAAIDFSQQEALWLQFGEGVVLAGQQGRSPARLGNAEPGAADAGVLSAADGHLAYVVATEQQARAVRELLERDGGTGGTALSEALTAWAAHRDTDAVREALRAAGARCVAVQHIRSLFHSGTLAAQRMLELVDHPVAGKRAYLGIPVALDGEPLRADGPAPMFDQHTDEVLTEWLDYSPERLAALRGDAAIGTVPKGSRPRARS comes from the coding sequence ATGGACAACGCGGCGACACCGCACGCGCCGCTGGCCGGTCTGCGGGTGCTCGAAGTGGCGACCGGTGTGGCGGGCCCGTACGCGGGGCGGCTGCTGGCGATGCTCGGCGCCACGGTCGTGAAGGTCGAGCCGGCCGAGGGCGATCCCGCGAGGACGATCCCGGTCGACGGCGGGCCGCAGGTCTCACCCAGCCCGCTGTTCGTCCACCTCAACGCGGGCAAACGCTCGGTCGGCGCGGAGTCGATCACGCCTGAGGAGGGTCTGGCGTGGGCCGACGTCGTGCTCAGCGACCGGGTCGCTCGGGACTTCGGACCGTGGGAGGACACCGGCTCGGTGGCGGACCCGCCGATGCTCGTCTCCGTCACGGCCTGGGGTACCGGCCACGACGACCCGGGCAGCCCCTCGGACGAGCTGCTCGTCCAGGCCGCGTCCGGTCTGCTGGCGGCGACGGAGCAGGACGGTCAACTGTGGCGTTTCCCCGGTTGGCAGTCCCAGTACCTCGCGGGCGCGTACGCGGCCGCTGCCGCACTCGCCGGTCTCGGCAGGCACGGCCGAGCCGAGGTGACCTGGGTCGGCGCGGCGCGCTCGGCGGTGGAGTGCCAGGCCGCGGCGACGCTGTACGGGGTCACCGCACCCCACGGCGACGAGCGCGAGGAGGAGGTGCGCCAGGCGGGTTTCCAGACGAACACCTTCCCCTCCGGCGCCTTCGCGTGCGCCGACGGCTACGTCGTGCCCGGCACGGTGCGCGGCAAGGACTGGACCACCCAGTGCGAACTGTACGGCCGCCCCGACCTGGTGCTGGACCCGAGGTTCAGCTGGCGAGACCGCTGGCGCAACCGCGAGCAACTGCGCGCCGAGATCGCCGACTGGTATCTCGCCCGGACCCGGCGGGAGATCTTCGACCTCGCGTTGAAGTCGGGCTGGTCGGCAGGCATGGTGCTGTCCGCGCAGGACGTGCTCACCGACCCGCATCTGCGGGAACGCGGTTTCGTGGGCACCGTCTCCGGCGCGGCGCGGGGGCCGATCCCGGTGCGGCCCTGGCGGGTGGAGAACACCACCGCGCCCACCGTGGTGCGACTCGCCCGGCGCGGTGAGGACGACGGGTGGTTCCAGCCGCGCCGACCACGTTCCCGGCCACTGTGGCCCGTACGCAACGGTTTGCGTGTCGTGGAGCTGACCTGGGCGTGGGCGGGCCCGTTCGTGGGCCGGTTCCTGGCGAGTACCGGAGCCGACGTCATCAGGGTCGAGGCCGGCGCGCATCCCGACGGGTGGCGGACCCGGTTCCGCCTGCGGGACCTCGGAACAGCACCCGGTGAGCAGCACGCTCCCACCGACGTCACCTACGACGCCTCGGCACAGTTCAACAGCCTCAACCGCGGCAAGCGCGCCGTGTCGGTGGACCTGTCCCGGCCGGACGGGGCGCGGGTCTTCCGGGAGCTGGTCGCGGCGGCCGACGTGCTGGTGGTCAACATGAACCACCGCGTACTCGCCGACCGTGGTCTGGACGGCTTCGTCCGCGAACAGGTGGAGCGCGGGCTCGTGCACATCACGATGCCCGCGCTCGGCGCGGTCGGCCCGGACCGCGCCATGCCGGGCTTCGGCATGCTCACGGAGGCCATGGGCGGTTTCGCGGCGAGGTTCGGTTCGCCCGGGGAGGGAGCTCGGACGAGCCCCACCTACTACCCCGACGCGGTCTCCGGCGTGCACGCCACCGTGGCCGTGCTGGCCGCGCTGGCCGCGCGCGCGGCAGGCGGTCCGGGCGCCGCCATCGATTTCTCCCAGCAGGAGGCCCTGTGGTTGCAGTTCGGCGAGGGTGTCGTCCTCGCGGGACAGCAGGGCCGCTCACCGGCCAGGCTCGGTAACGCGGAGCCGGGCGCGGCCGACGCCGGAGTGCTGTCGGCCGCCGACGGCCACCTCGCCTACGTGGTGGCCACGGAGCAACAGGCACGTGCCGTGCGCGAACTTCTCGAACGGGACGGTGGGACCGGTGGGACAGCGCTGAGCGAGGCACTCACCGCGTGGGCGGCACACCGGGACACCGACGCCGTTCGCGAGGCGCTGCGCGCGGCCGGTGCCCGCTGCGTGGCCGTCCAGCACATTCGGTCGTTGTTCCACTCGGGCACGCTGGCCGCGCAGCGGATGCTCGAACTCGTCGACCACCCGGTGGCGGGAAAACGCGCCTACCTCGGTATCCCGGTCGCCCTCGACGGCGAACCGTTGCGGGCGGACGGGCCCGCACCGATGTTCGACCAGCACACCGACGAGGTCCTCACCGAATGGCTCGACTACTCGCCGGAAAGGCTGGCGGCACTGCGAGGGGACGCGGCCATCGGCACGGTGCCGAAAGGCTCCCGCCCTCGCGCCCGCTCGTGA
- a CDS encoding steroid 3-ketoacyl-CoA thiolase: MTSRAVVVDAVRTPISKRGGVLSGMRPAELLRTVLLELLRRNRLEPSAVQQIVGGCVTQVGEQGFNVTRCAWLSTGLDHTVPCLTIDASCGSAQQANELIRAQIDAGVLDLGIACGVESMSRVPAGANIPGGKRDYQTDDYPWDDPPGLQFGGAERIARRQGHTREQLDAFGVRSQRLAAAARDRGVFAEEIVPVETPNGVVTEDEGIRDSTPETLATLRTTLREGLHTAATTSQVSDGAAAVLWMSAERAQALGLRPIGRVVGHTFVGADPYYLLDGPVDATRAVLDRTGMALADLDLAEVNEAFASVVLSWVERTGADLDRVNVNGGAIALGHPMGATGARLVATALGELRRRDREHALVTMCCGGSLGTATVLQRL, from the coding sequence ATGACCTCCCGCGCCGTCGTCGTCGACGCGGTGCGGACGCCGATCAGCAAGCGCGGCGGTGTGCTGTCCGGAATGCGCCCCGCCGAGCTGTTGCGGACCGTGCTCCTGGAGCTGTTGCGCCGCAACCGTCTCGAACCGTCCGCCGTGCAGCAGATCGTCGGCGGCTGCGTGACCCAGGTCGGCGAGCAGGGGTTCAACGTGACCCGCTGCGCGTGGCTGTCCACCGGGCTCGACCACACGGTGCCGTGCCTCACGATCGACGCCAGCTGCGGGTCGGCGCAGCAGGCGAACGAGCTGATCCGCGCGCAGATCGACGCGGGGGTGCTCGACCTCGGCATCGCGTGCGGTGTGGAGAGCATGAGCCGCGTGCCCGCGGGAGCGAACATTCCCGGTGGCAAGCGTGACTACCAGACCGACGACTACCCCTGGGACGACCCGCCGGGCCTGCAGTTCGGGGGTGCCGAACGCATCGCCCGCAGGCAGGGCCACACCCGGGAGCAGCTCGACGCCTTCGGGGTGCGGTCGCAACGCCTCGCCGCGGCGGCTCGCGACCGTGGCGTGTTCGCCGAGGAGATCGTGCCGGTGGAGACCCCGAACGGCGTGGTGACCGAGGACGAGGGAATCCGGGACTCGACGCCGGAGACCCTGGCGACGTTGCGGACGACCCTGCGGGAGGGCCTGCACACCGCCGCGACCACCTCGCAGGTGTCGGACGGAGCCGCGGCCGTGCTGTGGATGTCGGCCGAGCGGGCACAAGCACTCGGCCTTCGCCCGATCGGCCGCGTGGTGGGGCACACCTTCGTCGGGGCCGATCCGTACTACCTGCTCGACGGCCCCGTCGACGCGACCCGGGCGGTGCTCGACCGGACCGGGATGGCGCTGGCCGACCTCGACCTCGCGGAGGTCAACGAGGCGTTCGCGAGTGTGGTGTTGTCGTGGGTCGAGCGCACCGGCGCCGATCTCGACCGCGTCAACGTCAACGGGGGAGCGATCGCGCTCGGGCACCCGATGGGAGCCACCGGAGCCCGGCTGGTCGCCACCGCGCTCGGCGAACTGCGCAGGCGCGACCGCGAGCACGCGCTCGTGACGATGTGCTGCGGAGGATCACTCGGTACGGCCACGGTGCTGCAGCGGCTGTGA
- a CDS encoding 2-hydroxychromene-2-carboxylate isomerase — translation MSARRPRVHFSFRSPFSWIAMTKLLGAVPDLTERVELLPYYDPDERTTAALHERGADFHYQQMSKAKHLYILYDVRRQVRKHGLTMTWPVDVDPWWELPHLAWIRATELGRGAQFYAGITAARWERGENVCTPEVVRAVAEAAGLPGDELVAAPDDPRLREAGTEALVRAYEDDVFGVPYFRIGRERFWGLDRVDDFVAALTGEPVPEVPPAPAAVRDLVGAYDTDTAGGCG, via the coding sequence GTGAGCGCACGCAGGCCACGGGTGCACTTCTCCTTCCGCAGCCCGTTCAGTTGGATCGCCATGACGAAGCTGCTGGGCGCCGTGCCCGATCTCACCGAGAGGGTGGAGCTGCTGCCGTACTACGACCCGGACGAGCGCACCACGGCGGCGTTGCACGAGCGTGGCGCCGACTTCCACTACCAGCAGATGAGCAAGGCCAAGCACCTGTACATCCTCTACGACGTGCGGCGCCAGGTCCGCAAGCACGGGCTGACCATGACGTGGCCCGTCGACGTGGACCCGTGGTGGGAACTGCCGCATCTCGCGTGGATCCGAGCGACCGAACTCGGCAGGGGAGCGCAGTTCTACGCCGGGATCACCGCCGCCCGGTGGGAGCGCGGGGAGAACGTGTGCACGCCCGAGGTGGTACGGGCGGTGGCCGAGGCGGCGGGACTGCCCGGCGACGAACTGGTCGCCGCGCCCGACGATCCCCGGCTGCGCGAGGCGGGCACCGAGGCGCTGGTGCGGGCGTACGAGGACGACGTGTTCGGGGTGCCGTACTTCCGGATCGGACGGGAGCGGTTCTGGGGGCTGGACCGGGTGGACGACTTCGTGGCCGCGCTGACCGGCGAGCCTGTGCCCGAGGTGCCACCCGCGCCGGCGGCCGTGCGGGACCTGGTCGGTGCGTACGACACCGACACGGCGGGAGGCTGCGGATGA
- a CDS encoding class II aldolase/adducin family protein, with translation MATGQSRRPIRTIEEERLRRKQRLAATFRLFAERGFDEGVGGHVTARDPERTDHFWINPLAVHFAHVRVSDLLLVAPDGTVVEGEGRINPAGFAIHSAVHAARPDAVAAAHTHSLHGRAFAALGRPLLPITQDACAFFEDHAVHDDFSGVVTDKEEGERIAGSLGPFKAVILRNHGLLTVGGTVEEAAWWFLTMDRSCQVQLLAEAAGEPHLIDPASARHTYGTIGTPEMGRFNFRPLYADIVRRHPDLLD, from the coding sequence ATGGCGACGGGGCAGTCCCGGCGGCCCATCCGCACGATCGAGGAGGAGCGGCTGCGGCGCAAACAACGCCTCGCGGCGACGTTCCGGCTCTTCGCCGAACGGGGATTCGACGAAGGTGTCGGCGGGCACGTCACCGCCCGCGACCCGGAGCGCACGGACCACTTCTGGATCAACCCGCTCGCCGTCCACTTCGCCCACGTCAGGGTCAGCGACCTGCTGCTGGTCGCTCCGGACGGAACGGTCGTCGAAGGCGAGGGCCGGATCAACCCGGCCGGGTTCGCCATCCACTCCGCCGTGCACGCCGCCCGCCCGGACGCGGTGGCCGCGGCCCACACGCATTCGCTGCACGGCCGCGCGTTCGCCGCGCTGGGCCGGCCGCTGCTGCCGATCACACAGGACGCGTGCGCGTTCTTCGAGGACCACGCGGTGCACGACGACTTCTCGGGTGTGGTCACCGACAAGGAGGAGGGCGAGCGGATCGCCGGGAGTCTCGGCCCGTTCAAGGCGGTGATCCTGCGCAACCACGGTCTGCTCACCGTCGGTGGCACCGTCGAGGAGGCGGCGTGGTGGTTCCTCACCATGGACCGCTCCTGTCAGGTGCAACTGCTCGCCGAGGCGGCGGGTGAGCCGCACCTGATCGACCCGGCTTCGGCGCGGCACACCTACGGCACCATCGGCACTCCCGAGATGGGCCGGTTCAACTTCCGCCCCCTGTACGCCGACATCGTGCGCCGTCACCCCGACCTCCTGGACTGA
- a CDS encoding beta-ketoacyl synthase N-terminal-like domain-containing protein — translation MNRLVAITRRAVCLPEPVPGTRTEHWEPDPVPPPERAAELLGRKGLLAKEPATRMALCAVHRAFGLPERAPRRSAEEMDPRTAVIVSSNLGNVATVAGLGTALRDGGVRAVSPLDAPNASSNVIASTVAIWFRFGGPNLTVCSGHSSGLDAVGLGRLLLLSGRAGRVVVVGVEPRDEVTDALLTRATGAPGVPVAACVVLEAAGHAEDGGAFLHDVMVESTAHDSGLFADSTTHGRVTVDTGSGGRGYGAEGVLQVAVAAAVVAADSTVRSITAVCGAPEEGFRSTRITAGRG, via the coding sequence GTGAACCGGCTGGTCGCGATCACCCGGCGGGCGGTGTGCCTTCCCGAGCCGGTCCCCGGTACGCGCACGGAACACTGGGAGCCGGACCCCGTCCCGCCTCCGGAACGCGCCGCCGAACTGCTCGGGCGCAAGGGACTGCTGGCCAAGGAACCGGCGACGAGGATGGCGTTGTGCGCGGTGCACCGGGCGTTCGGCCTCCCGGAGCGGGCACCGCGCCGCTCGGCGGAGGAGATGGATCCGCGCACCGCGGTGATCGTCAGCTCCAACCTCGGCAACGTCGCGACCGTGGCCGGGCTCGGTACCGCCCTGCGCGACGGCGGCGTGCGTGCGGTGAGCCCGCTCGATGCGCCCAACGCGTCCAGCAACGTGATCGCCTCCACGGTGGCGATCTGGTTCCGGTTCGGCGGTCCGAACCTGACCGTCTGTTCGGGCCACTCCTCGGGACTCGACGCCGTCGGGCTGGGCAGGTTGCTGCTGCTGTCCGGCCGGGCCGGCCGGGTCGTCGTGGTGGGTGTCGAGCCACGCGACGAGGTGACCGACGCCCTGCTCACCCGCGCCACCGGTGCGCCGGGGGTGCCGGTGGCGGCCTGCGTCGTACTGGAGGCAGCGGGGCACGCCGAGGACGGCGGAGCGTTCCTGCACGACGTCATGGTCGAGTCCACCGCACACGACAGCGGGCTCTTCGCCGATTCGACAACACACGGGAGAGTCACAGTGGACACTGGGAGTGGAGGGCGCGGTTACGGCGCCGAGGGTGTGCTCCAGGTCGCCGTCGCGGCGGCCGTCGTCGCCGCCGACTCCACGGTGCGTTCGATCACCGCGGTGTGTGGTGCTCCGGAAGAGGGTTTCCGCTCCACCCGGATCACCGCGGGGCGCGGATGA
- a CDS encoding acyl-CoA thioesterase, producing MTAEPLAREVEERSVVTHLRPRYESANIRTWIGFKQFMQLAQEAVLGWFRERDLGPQRLFHEYGVGLRVLDSSVLLPATLEVDDEVTAEVTRTGGATFTVRLRTGGESPARVLRGRLTVALVPEAAAERHGAEVPEELRALLTSPVASEEIAGRPGEFSWDWTARYFHCHYSDVVQHSTYVAAMEEAVDRYLAAVGLSVPRLLAERGWIPVVSRARVAVYGEARMDDVVRTTFAVDDIVAGRAFDGRMTCHVVEGDHTRLVAAGTILHGYAVTRGESVGQLAELDEETVETLRRGEGR from the coding sequence ATGACCGCTGAACCGCTCGCGCGGGAGGTGGAGGAGCGCAGTGTCGTCACGCACCTGCGCCCTCGTTACGAGAGCGCCAACATCCGCACGTGGATCGGGTTCAAGCAGTTCATGCAGCTGGCGCAGGAGGCCGTGCTCGGCTGGTTCCGCGAGCGGGATCTCGGCCCGCAGCGGCTGTTCCACGAGTACGGCGTCGGGCTGCGCGTGCTCGACTCCTCCGTGCTGCTGCCCGCCACACTGGAGGTGGACGACGAGGTGACCGCCGAGGTCACCCGCACCGGCGGCGCCACGTTCACCGTGCGGTTGCGGACCGGTGGTGAGAGCCCTGCGCGGGTGTTGCGGGGCAGGCTCACGGTGGCACTGGTCCCGGAGGCGGCCGCCGAGCGCCACGGTGCCGAGGTGCCCGAGGAGTTGCGGGCGCTGCTCACCTCCCCGGTCGCCTCCGAGGAGATCGCGGGACGGCCGGGGGAGTTCTCCTGGGACTGGACGGCGCGTTACTTCCACTGCCACTACTCGGACGTCGTGCAGCACTCGACGTACGTGGCGGCGATGGAGGAGGCGGTGGACCGCTACCTCGCCGCGGTCGGCCTGTCGGTGCCGAGGTTGCTCGCCGAGCGTGGCTGGATCCCGGTCGTGTCGAGGGCCAGGGTCGCGGTGTACGGCGAGGCGCGCATGGACGACGTCGTCCGAACCACGTTCGCCGTGGACGACATCGTGGCCGGGCGCGCGTTCGACGGCCGCATGACCTGTCACGTCGTCGAGGGAGACCACACCAGGCTGGTGGCGGCGGGCACGATCCTGCACGGTTACGCGGTGACCCGCGGCGAGTCCGTCGGTCAGCTCGCGGAGCTGGACGAGGAGACGGTGGAGACGCTGCGGCGAGGTGAGGGCCGGTGA